One Nicotiana tabacum cultivar K326 chromosome 23, ASM71507v2, whole genome shotgun sequence genomic window, ATCACAAATATTatccttcttcttcctctcccCCCATGTCTGAAGTATTTGAGTACTTCTCTGACTTGTGCAAGTAACTCtattccttttttctctcttcgtcctcccctcctccccccccccccccaaaaaaagaagtcaaaaatTCAGAAAAAATCATGTCTTCACCAAGCAAACGGAGAGAAATGGATTTGATGAAGCTGTGAGCTGTCTAACTAATTCTTTTTTGTGTATAAATTAAGTTTATTAATTTGGGATTattatttggtttaatttttCAGTTTTGGTTTCTTGGATTAGGATGATGAGTGATTACAAGGTGGAAATGATCAATGATGGCATGCAAGAATTTTATGTGCATTTCCATGGACCTGCTGAAAGTAAATATCCATTCTTTTTAGcctatatattaaaaaatttagctctttttgaggtttttgcTATAAAGGGTctttgttatttgtctaaaggTAGTTTCTTTTGGTGTCTATCTTGATTTTTTATTGAAGTTCTTCAAGACGAAATTAGACAAAGAGTGGAAATTAAGTTGGGTAAAATTGAAATGAGATATATTTGGCATAGTTAATGCGTAGTTGTGCTTTTTGGTTATGAATCTTCTTAAGTTTCTGTGTCAACCTGGAATTATTTTTGAGTTCTTATGTTGAGTAGTTAAAGGATATCTAGTAGAAAGTAGCAAAAATGAGTATGTTGAGATGCATGTGCTGGCATACTAGGTTGGATAAGATCAGGAATAAAATATTCGGCTAAAGGTGGGTGTTTGGGCACGTGCAAAGGAGAAGCCTAGATggcccggtaaggaggtgtgagcagtTAGCTTTGGCGGGTATGAGAAAGGTAGAGGACTAAGAAGTattgggagaggtgatcagacaggacatggcgctaGCGGAGGACacggcccttgataggaaggtgtggaagTTGAGCATAAGGGtggaaggttagtaggtagtcgagcgtttTTCTACTCCGTACCTGGTGTAGGACTAGTCTGATAGTGTCTTGTCTTAGACTGCTAGTAGTACATGTTGTTTTCATACTATTTTTCCGCCCGGTTTCCTAGTATATTGCCATTGTTACGGGCTATTGCTATTGCTTTTTCCATCTATTTCCTGGTTCTTAAGTTGCTGGTAATATCTCTCCGgcatttgttgttgttactgttctattgtttcttttcatcttcttgagccgagggtctatcggaaacaacctctctaccccagggtaggggtaaggtttgcgtacaaactaccctcctcataccccacttgtgggattatactggattgttgttgttgtttgttgttgtattGACTTTTTTCGCGTTTCTGGTGATTGGTAGTTCACTAATAAATCTTGAGGTTACGTCTGCCTTTTAGTAGCATTTCAATTGGATGTGTGAAGGGTTTGGGTGGGGGAGGGGGTGTTTGTTTTCTTCCGTTTCTGTTTTTCTTGTTTGGACAATATTTGGTTGAACTTGAGAAATGTgtatttgaagttgaagttaaaaaaaagagtatttggAAGCTTATTCTGTTTTTTGCAGGTCCTTATCATGGTGGAGTTTGGAAAATGAAAGTTGAACTTCCCGATGCCTACCCTTATAAATCTCCATCAATTGGCTTTGTCAATAAAATCTACCATCCAAATGTTGATGAGATGTGAGTTGTAAAATGCTTGATTTCTGTAATTTTGTGTAGATAATTTCATTATTCTCGTTTTGTTTAATCGAAGTCTGAAATTTCCCGGATTATCATCTTTCAGGTCAGGCTCAGTTTGTTTAGATGTTATCAATCAGACTTGGAGTCCCATGTTTGGTAATGTGATTTAAGCACATGATTAGATTCTTGAAATTTCTTTGGCTTTGCCACCGATTTCGTCTTCAGTAATTATAATATCTGGCTTTGATGCAATATCCACAGATTTGACAAACGTGTTTGAAGTGTTTCTTCCACAACTTCTCTTGTATCCTAACCCTTCGGACCCATTGAATGGAGAAGCAGCTGCCTTGATGATGCGAGACCGAACTGCATATGAACAAAGAGTTAAAGGTAAATTCAGTCGTATCAGGTGTTTATATGTTAAAAATATCTGTAGCAGCTTCAAGTAGATGAAAAGAACCGACTTCAAGGTTTCTTGAATCTTTTGGTACTTTGTATGCCGTGTGCATAATCTCTTTGTTAGACATGTTGGGAGTAGGCTAGACTCGTAGAATTACAATCTAACAGTTTTGTTTTGGTTTCTAGGGAGTTGGTTCTCCTTTATTTGCTTGATATTTGCAGATATTAAAATATGGTTAGCATTCTATTATTGGCAGTGTGCTCTAAAGTTAGCTTCCGTTGAACATTTCATGGTTAGACCATGTCCATGTGAGCCTGTGAGGTTTAATTAAACATATTGAAGTTACTGGCTTTCAATTCCTTTTCAtaggcaacaacaacaatgacaacaagCCCAGTAATTTCCTACCAGTGGGGTTTAGGGAAGATCTGATGTACGCAGCCTTAACCCTATCCTGGaaaggcagagaggctgtttccgataggcTCTCGGCTGGAAAACGGATGAAAGAAGATAAAAAAGTGGTGgcaacaagtaggaataacaaCAAGATAAAAAAGATCGAAGCCAAGAAAGCAGCTATAACTCTAGGTAGTAAAAGTAATCTATGAGAGAAAGGATATCATACTAACActgactatgttgtatggagcacagtgttggcctgttaagaatcctcatgtccagaagataaaagtagccgagatgaggatgttaaggtaggtgtgtgggcataccaggttggataagattaggaatgaagttattctgAATAAGGTGGGAGTAGCCcctgtggaggacaagatgcgggaagcgaggttgagatggttcgggcatgttaagaTGAGAAGTATAGAAGCCCCAGTCAGAAGGTGCGAGAGGTTAGCCTCAGTGGGTATCAGGATGGttagaggtaggcctaagaagtcttggggagaggttATTAGGCGGGACATGACGCAACTGGAGctgactgaggacatggccctagataggagggtgtggaggtcgaaaaTTAGAGTAGAAggctagtaggtagtcgagcgtttttctttgttttgctcagttcgctagcattagtgttagtatataccgacacattcttatcacacaagacaccggaagcgagcctccacttcatccatcctgctCCGATACGGTGCGtaacatcctcatcaatctccccattacCTTGTATAatagatccaaggtacttgaaccTACCTTTTCATAGGCACATTTGAAATATTGGAACTTAGGTTTTTGATGCTAAAAAAGTGATTGTGTTCAAATTGAGGTCTAGCTTAATTGTTCTTAAACCAATTTAACACAAGATGCTGTATTAGAAAGGAAGTGAAGTGGttggaaaaaaagaaggaagTGAAGTGCAAGAACCAGAATCCAAATGAGATCCTTAGCCAAAGAACTATGGAGCAGATAACATGTCGCCTAAACGATCAATCATTCTTCCTACTTGGCACTTGCGCCTAAAGCAAGGTTAACCTTCAATTGGGACACTGTTGTACATCAGCCTTCTCATTTTCTTGGTCCTGTGCTTTGTATAGTTTCTTAGTCTATCTCAATGAAGATGTCCACCGGATCTAGAAGTACCGTTCAACCTGGTCAGCGGTCCTCATCCAGCGTGCGGCAGATTTGCCGACATATAATGTGGAAAACTTTCTAGTATACGTCCACTTGAGAATGAAGAGAACTCATAGTTAACCTGTTTCTAGCGTTCCAACTAGCTAGCAGAGTCTAACCATCCCTAATCTGCTTTGAGTTGTTGCTATTCTGGTGCCTATGGTGTATATAACTGGAGAAAGctcaaaaacaaaaagaacagggaaaaaaaaaagggaacctCCAGCTGCTGCCGGCTTAAGTCAGACCTGCCTTCACTTTCTTTCCGGAGAAGGCAACATATAAGCAGGTCATCCAACTGTGGCATCCTCTTTAATCATTAAACCTTCCAATGCTACCATTACCAGGACCTAGTTTTTGATGGAAATACAATTAGTAAATTAGCTTTTTTACTTCATTTATATGGGACCAGCAAGTCAGAAACTTCAAGAGCAGCATCCACATACTCACCTTACAGAAACCAACTTTTTTTCTTGGGGAAATTTACCAGTAGGAAGTAGAGATGAAATAATGTTAGTCAAAGGAGTTGCGGAGACAAACAGGTTGTGTTTAAATCTGCTATCCCAATTGTGTTCTCCTGTGCCCTTCAAAAGTGTTGCTCTGCACCTACCCTACTTAGCCAGAACACTCGGTGGGAAGAGGTTAGCTCAGTGTTATTAAAAGCGCACGCTTCTCGCTTAAAGCGCAGAAGCGAGGCGAGGCGACTGACCTGCGCTTTTCTGCCCTAAAGCGCGACTCACATGAATAAGCGCACGCTTTACCCTAAAAAGCGAGAAGCGAGGCGATGAAAAAAGCGCAGAAAAGCTCGCTTAAGCGAGGTCCAGCCATCTGCTagggtttttaaaaaaaaaacttgcaaATACAATTACGCACAATACTTCCAGACATCTGCTTCTCTGCTGCAAGCTACGACTACACTGTTCGAGTAagtttctcttcttctcttcttctcttcttcttcttcttcttcagttctttcttctcttctcttcctcttctgattttttttttttttttgaaactggTAACTTACTTCCTCTTCTGATTTTCTCTGCTTGTTCACTGTTCGactcctttttctcttcttctttctattttttttcagtttttattgCTCTGTTCTGCCCTAATTTATGCTCTGTTTTTCTCTGTGTgctctttttgttttttattttctgtTCTTCACTGTTCACTGGTTCGACTCCTCTCCTCTGTtctcttcttttctatttttttcagaACTCATTTCTCTGGATACATAATCTATAACAGAATCTTTAAGATCAGTGTGACAGGGTTGCTGAGCATGTCCCAGGATTTAGTTAAACCTTTTCTGATTGATTGTATGAAAATTGACAGAGCAGAGTAGTTTAGAATTTAGGCTGCGACCGCCTCCTGGTCATTTCTCCTCTCAGCGACTAGGCTACATAGATATTTGTTACCTGCATTCTAACATgaaatagcaaaaaaaaaaaaggatgccATCACAGTCTTTAATGATGCATAAAATTATAGATATTATTTGATGGAACTCTTCTCTCCCACCTACAAACTTCGTGATTAGGAGATTGATAACGCTCATCACTTTTTTGCATTTGAGTTTTAACTTCTATGTACTGATGGTATATTGGGTTATCTAAACGGAAATTATAGGTAGTAAGTGAATTAGTAACTCGAAACATAAGGCAGGTAACCTTCTTATGGCAGGTTATATTGCACGGACAGTGTAAAAATTCCATTGCTGTTAgcatatataacttaaatcctatTGCATTTCCTTGAGACTTCTGCATATAAATTAGTACTGATCTGAAACATACATTCTTCTTGTCCAGAATATTGTCAGAAATATGCAAAGCCGGAAGATGTTGGAGCGGCCCCAGAGGAGAAGTCAAGTGATGAGGAGTTAAGTGAAGCTGAATATGACTCGGATGATGAGGAAATGGCAGGCCCGGTGGATCCATGATAATTCCTTCATTTCCATTACTATCTGTATCTGTAAATGATGTTATTTATCCTGTTTAAAATCAAGTTAAACTTCATAGTTAAAGACTATTCGTTTTGAGGGGGAATCCCATAAGAAGTTCCCCTCTTCTGTAAGTTTAACATCAATGTAAATAGATTTTATGTTTAATTTCCTTAATGTTCTTTTCTGTTTGCTCCTTTAAAAGCACAGGCTATTGTGCTTGTTTGGCATGATTGCCTTAGC contains:
- the LOC107795844 gene encoding ubiquitin-conjugating enzyme E2-23 kDa-like; translated protein: MSSPSKRREMDLMKLMMSDYKVEMINDGMQEFYVHFHGPAESPYHGGVWKMKVELPDAYPYKSPSIGFVNKIYHPNVDEMSGSVCLDVINQTWSPMFDLTNVFEVFLPQLLLYPNPSDPLNGEAAALMMRDRTAYEQRVKEYCQKYAKPEDVGAAPEEKSSDEELSEAEYDSDDEEMAGPVDP